From uncultured Desulfobacter sp.:
TTTTGACTTGCGCAAACACAAAGGTGTGACCCTGGACATAGCCAGGGATACCATGACCGACCCTTCTTATTTCGGCACCATGATGGTGCATAAAGGACATGCCGACGGTATGGTATCAGGCTCTGTGAACACTACGGGCCACACCATTCTTCCGGCATTCGAGATTATTAAAACGCTGCCCGGTTTTTCCATTGTGTCGTCTGTATTCCTCATGTGCCTGAAGGACAGGGTTCTGGTGTTTGGTGACTGCGCTGTCAACCCCAACCCCACAGCTTCCCAGTTGGCCGAGATTGCGGTGGCTTCAGCCGGGACCGCTTCCATTTTCGGTATTGAACCCCGGGTGGCCATGCTCTCCTATTCCACCGGATCTTCAGGAACAGGCGCAGATGTGGACAAGGTGATACAGGCCACGGCCATGGCCCGGGAAAAGGCCCCGGATCTTCCCATCGAAGGCCCTATTCAGTATGATGCTGCCATTGACCCGGCCGTAGCCATGACCAAGCTGCCCGACTCCCAGGTGGCCGGACGCGCCACCGTATTTATTTTTCCGGATTTGAACACTGGGAACAATACTTACAAGGCTGTCCAGCGGGCCTCGGAAAACGCTGTGGCCATCGGCCCCGTGCTCCAGGGATTAAAGCGGCCTATTAATGATCTAAGCCGGGGATGTACCGTGCCGGATATTGTGAATACCGTGGCGATAACAGCCATCCAGGCTCAGGCCGGAAAGGCAGATGTTTAAGGCCACCTATAAAAAAAATATTATGAATATTGCCGGACTGCGGCGCATGTGATATTTCCCTGGGATTCAAACTAACTGATTTCCATGGAGGAAATGTAAATATGGAAGAATGTCCCTGCGGAAGCAACCTTGCCTATGCCGAATGCTGCGAACCCATCATTACCGGAACACAACCTGCCCGGACTGCACAAGAACTTATGCGGGCCCGTTATACCGCCTATACAATGGCTGATACGGAGTTTATTTTTAACACCACCCATCCGGATCACCGGGAAGGGTACGACCATGACGGCACAAAAGCATGGGCGCAAAATTCCGAATGGCTGGATCTTGAAATCGTTGCTACAGAAGCCGGCTGTTCCGAAGACCAGGATGGTACGGTTGAATTCATAGCCACTTTTCGGACAAACGGTGTTGTTCAAAAACACCATGAAGTTGGCCGGTTTTCAAAGCAGGAAGATGCCTGGTTGTTCACCACCGGTGATATGGTGAAACCTAAACCTGCTGTCTCGACCAAAGTGGGCCGGAATGAACCTTGCCCCTGCGGCAGCGGACGTAAGTACAAGAAATGCTGCGGTAAATAGTGCCCGACCGAAAACCGTAAATTTTGCCGATTACTTCGTTGGGCATAAATTTTAATCTTCGAAATACGTTATGTATTCCTCCGGTTAAAATTTCCGTCCGCCTTGTATTCGGCAAGATTTCCAAGTTTTCGTTCAGACACTAAATAAAAGAAAATGATTTGTCGCAAAAACTGCCATATTTTAAATAGGATATAAAAGGTGTTCCTGCGGTCATTTGATTATCCAGAGCTTAAAATGTGATTATTTTGTATCCTTTTTCGATGAATGCGCCCATGGAAGGATGATTGGCCATATCTCCAACTAGGGGGATTCCTTCCTTTTCAATAGGACCAAGGGCGTCAAGTTTGGTTGCACAGGCCTTGCATGCACCGTAAATAAGATCGGCGCCCTTGGCTTTTTGGTAAAGTGCGTTTAAGAAGTGTCCTGATTCAGACATGGGCCCTACAAGTTTGACGGATTCGCCTTCCAAAACAATGAGTCCTTCCTGGCCTCGCTGTTTTAGATCAAGTGCGTTAAGAAGTACGTGGACAAAACATAAAGGGTCTCCCCTAAATGCGAATAATACGGTTTTTCCCATGATGATACTCCTGATTTTGGGTTTTAGTATAATTTCCATCCAGAAGGCCTTTTTGCCCAATTTCTTTGTTGGATGAAACTTCTTATTTCTAAACGGGCAATAGTTTAAAATTTATTGACGCGTCAAGTATGTTGTGCACCGCAAAGGACGACGTCAAGCGTCGACTTAAAAAAAAATCAGGGCCGATTTTTATTTTTGACCAGATATATCCTGTCTACTTGTCCGGATGGATCTTGGTGATTTTTGAGCCCTGCAGTCCAAGACCAGCCATCAATCCCTTCTGGTCAAAAAAGAACACGTAAATATCATCTTGGGTCGTTGTGGTCGTCAATGAACGGGATAGACCTTCATCTACAACAACAACACTTGGCCCGACACCGACTTCCCAACCAGCACTGTTCTTAAGGTACTTCAGTGTTTCATCCGTCATAAAAAACATGGCATATCCAAAAGACTGTACACCGGCCTGAAGCCCGTACGAAGCGGCAACCGTGTTGTAATACCCTGCGGTTTTACCCCCGATGCGAAGAGCGCCTTTACCATATTGCCCACCAACAATAATTCCAGCTTTGACCACATTTGGAAAAACAAGCATCCCCTTTGCCACCTTGGATAATTTTGCAGCAGCAGGCGAGCCTGCAAATAATTTTTCAATGAACACATCCACATCCCGGTCAATTTCAGCGCCGGTACCTGCCCCTGCCGTCCAGACCCCGCAAAAAAAGGTTGTCATTGTTATCAAGGTTATTATTAAAATGATTTGTTTAATTGATTTCATTTTTTTGTCTCCTTTAGCATGTGAATAATAAAAAAACCTACTACTTGTAGAAAATTGGGTACTAATTTAGAATCCTTCTTCATTTGCGTGGTTCTTAAAGTATTCTTTCAGCTCAATGACGCTTTCGTGCTTCTTCATGTCTTCAGGCAAAAGAACGGGCTCCTTTATGATATCAGGGATGGGCGACTTATAAGTAAAGTCTTTGGTTCGTTCCTTGAATTCTGCTTTGACTTCTGCCAGGAACTTGGCATCGGTAAGAAGGTCCCATCCAGTTGCGGTCAGTATTTTGGCCGCGTTGATAGCGCCCTTATAACCAATGCTCATTCCATGACAGGAGGTCGCCATCCATGTATGCACACCTATATTTTCTGGCATTGTCGGCATGAATGTGCCCATCGTCGGGGTAATCCAACTGGCCTCGCCTACATCAGTGGAGCCGCCCATTGTGGGAACCTTTTCCGGCAAGGGAACGATGTTCTTGGTCATACCTGTTGCCTCGACGCCTGCAGATTTTTGAATCTCTTTGGCGAAGGCAATTTCTTCATTGGTGTAACTCGGTATGCCGACAGCATCAAGATGCTGCTGCATGCGTGTTGCCATAGTTGTATTAGGCAAAAGATCATGCATGCCAAAATATTCGACAGCCAGCGTCTGGGTCTGGGTTGCCAGCGCAGCGCCCTTTGCAATCTGTTTGAGCCAGATCATCGATTTTTCGACGTGAGCCCGATCAATGTCACGGTAGAACATTTTCACGGTGGCAAAATCGGGCACGACATTAGGTGCGACACCGCCTTTGGGGATGATGTATTGCAGCCGAGCGGTGGGCTCCACATGCTCGCGCATCATGTTGACGCCGTGCGTAAAAAGTTCGACCGCATCCAAAGCACTGCGTCCCTTCCATGGCTCCAGACCGGCATGAGCTGTTTTACCGTTAAATTCAACATAAAGCATCCCGACTGCAGCCGTGCGAGCATACCAGAGCCCGGCGACGTTCATGGGATGCCAGTGAAGCATGGCATCGACATCGTTGAAGAGACCTTCACGAGCCATGTATACTTTAGCACCTTCAGATTCTTCGGCAGCAGCGCCGAATACACGAATCACCCCGGACGTGTTATTTTCCTCAATCAAGTTGCGAATGGCCAATGCTGCCCCAAGTCCGCCTGCGCCGATCAAATTGTGCCCACAACCATGGCCACTGGTGACGCCATCCTTACGCGATGTTTTGTTGGCTACAGGTTCACTACCTAGACCGGGCAGCGCATCATATTCGGTCATGATGCCGATGACGGGCTTGCCTGAGCCATACTCGGCCACAAAGGCTGTGGGCACACCAGCCGTCCCTTTGCTTTTGATATTAAAACCATTGTCTTCAAGGACCTTCATCAAGTGGGCAGAAGACTTGAACTCCACAAGCGGCAGTTCTGAATGTTTCCAAAGTGTTAAAGCGGTATCTTTGATGATTGGCGCCACCTGGTCCACTGCAGAGTAAATTTTTTCAGGCGTTGGCTTCTGTCCAGACGCAGCATTGACGCCTGAAGTTACAGACACAAGAATCAGCATAAAGGCCATTACAAATTTTTTCTGTGTTTTCATCTCATCTCTCCTTTATTTGTTGACGAATTCAAATTTACATTCTCGTCATCCGACTGATCCATAAGTTCAATCTCACCCGGGCGCCAGGTTTATTCAAATCAGGGTTTGAGCAGTCCATACATTCGGAGGATTAATAACCAGTTTTTCCCGGGAAGCGTTTTCAGCAAGTTGTTTTCGCAGCCTTTAGGAGCCTTTGGAACGAAGTAGATGTCCGTGGGTCCATCCTTTTTTCATCTTTATGCCCTTGGCCTGGCTCCCGATGAACCGGGGATAAGAATAAACGGGAGTCTTATGAATAGCTCCTATCTTAAGTTATGTGAGAGAGATGAGGCCGGATTAATTACTCGACCTCACGCTACTCAATTTAATGCAGCCCTGTAACGGGAAAATCTTGCCTTAGAAAGATAAATGTCGAATTTTTAGCCTATATTTACGCACGAATATGAGTAGGCCTTAAAGTTATAAAAGGGTCTCCTTCGTCCGTTCCACAATTACTCTTTTTTCTTTTCCCAGAAATTACGGCTTTCCTGGAGAATGTCACTGATATCGTCATCAATATCCTGGCCAGCCTCTTTGGTTTCCTTGTCCCCATCTTCAAAGTCAATATCCGTAAGGTCATCAACGCTTAAATCTTCTGTATCATCCTCTTTGGACAAATCATACATTATTTCATCACCGTCATCATCTTCAAGGATATCTGAGTCGTCCTGATCAACTGCAGATTCATCTTCAAGGTCTTCAATTTCCAGTCCGGGCTCAGTATCCTGGAAATCATCAGGCAGGTCCTCTGATTCCAGAACCTCCATCTGGGCTTCCCCAAGGTCCTTATCCAGTGCATCATCATAATCTGGAAGTTCAATGGACAAATTGTCATCCAGGTCCGATGCCGGCGCCTGATCTTCATCCAGGGAGTCTTGTTTTGGTGACGTACTTTCACTATTTTCAAGCAGGTTGCCGTTCCGGTCAAAAAGCAGGCTGCCATTTAGATTGATTTCATAATCAAGTCTGAACGCCACGTCATTATCATGTACAACAATCCGGCCGCCTTTGGGGGACAGCGCGCTTGCGGTCAGGCGTTCCTTGAACAGATCCTTGACTGCATCAAGGTCCAGATCATTTTGGACAGATGCAATGAGGTCTTTTTCTCCGTTCAGTATGACTTGTGGATCTGTAATTTTCATGCATAACTCCTTGCTTTATCGATTGAATGCGACGTTGGCAAAACTGGGTTCAATAAATTTTTCAAGGTCAATAATTTTACCGATTTCCATGATATCATGCATGTATCTTTGAATTTTATCAAGATCTGCCGCTTTCGGATAAAGTCCGTCCCAACGGATGGCCATGGGCTGGGAAAATACATTTTGAAGCACCTGGGGATTCAGGCCCATTTTACCTTCGGGATCCAAAAATTTTACACCAATATCCGCAGCCCGAGTCTTGTCGTTTTCAATATACTCCCCGGTATCCACCAGCAAGGATACAAACTCTTGAACAGCTTCAGGATGTTTTTGGATAAAGTCCTTTTGCATGGCCACAATGCAGCAGGGATGATCCTCCCATCGTGTGGCTGAATAAAATTCCAGGTTGCCGATTCCTCCCTTGATGGCTTTGGTGGCAACTGGTTCAGCAACCATGAATCCACCCACATCCTCGTTTTCTTTCATGATGCCGGGCATCTTAATTGGGGGAACCACCTCAAAGCGCACATTAATCGCTTTTTTCCCCGGAACACCGGGTTTCAGTCCCAGTTCTTTTAAAAATTTATGTGCAAGCATGTGGTGGACTGACATTTTGTGAGGAATATCCACAACCTTATATTTGTAAAAGCTTTGCAAAGAGTCAAACCTGTGATCATAATGTCGGGAGCGCACAAATGTGGAACCATTTTTGTGGGCATACAGGACCAATTGAATGGGGGAGTCATAGGCAAACAAATCCATGGCAATGGGTGCTAGAACAAAGGCACAGTCGATTTCCCCGCTTTCAAGGCCTTCCTGTATGGGGTTCCATCCACCCATCATACTGGTGGACAGGTCAAAATATTGGGGTTCCAGATCCCCTTGGTTAATCCGGTGTTTCAAGGTACCCAAGGCAAGGTGGTCGGTGATCTGGATGTGGGCAACGTTGAGTTCAACGCGGCCTCCGATAATGCTTCTCCTTTTTGTTACCCGCTGTTTTTTTATTTCTCCGGAGAAGGCCGCTTCAATCGCCTTTGTTATTTCCTCCTCATTAAAAGGCTTCGGGCAATGGGCATTACCGCCGGCTTCCTGAATGACTTTCTGCTGGCCTATGTCAGCCTGGGCCGTGGCCATGATAAAAGGCAGGTCCTTAAATTCCTCAGAGGCCCTTAATTGTTTGAGAAACTCAAGGCCATCCAGCGTGGGCATGTTCCAGTCGGATATGACAAGATCAGGTTTTTCAGCTTCTACTTTTTTAACACCGTCGGCACCGTTCACCGCCATGACAAGATTTGAAAATCCGGCTTTTCCCAGGATTTGTTTAAACATCATCCGCATAGTGCCTGAATCATCTGCCACAACAATTTTAATATTTGGGTCTACCGCCATAAAATGCTCCTTATGTCCTGTAAAGGTATTGTATAAAAAATTTCAACATAATATCTCTTAAACATCGCCGGCCCATGACCAGCTGAATCTGTGCTGCAATTTCTGGAAAACTCTGTCGAGTATAAATCCCAGTATGCCGATGGCAATGATTACGGCCATAAGTTTGTCGTACTCCATGGTATCCCTGGCATCGTTAATCAGATAGCCTAAACCAGATGATACCCCTAAAAATTCTGCCGGGACCAAAACAATCCATGCAATCCCCAGTGCCAGTCTAATGCTGGTTATCATATTGGGTATTGAATATGGAAGAACAATCGTCTGAATGAGTTGAACGTTATTGGCACCCTGGTTCAAAGCCATTTTTAACCATTGGGGATTAATGTTCATAACACCAATGGCTGTGTTCAGTATTATAGGACAAATTGTCGCCATTACAATCAAAAAATGAACAGCAGACTCAAAGGTTGTAAATAAAAGCAATGCAATGGGCATCCAGGACAGGGGACTGATCATTCTTACGAATTGAATCGGCGAATACGTCAGTTTGCGAAGACGTGTAAAAAAACCGATTAGTATGCCCAATGGAAGCCCGATGGATGCTGATATGGCGATGCCTACAACGATTCTACGCAGACTTGCAAAAACTGACATCCAGAATTTGGGATTCTGAAAGGCGTTTGCCAAAGCCGCAAGGGTTGGGCCGGGTAGAAATCCATTAAAATGGTATAATTCTGGGCGGGTAAATACGAATTGCGTAACAGCAACCCAGGCAAAGGTAAACAGGATAAGCCCGGCTATTTCATATTTCCAACCCGACCATACCCGAGTAAAAAATGATGAGAATTCAAATTGTACGGCGCTGTTCCGGGAATTTTTTTCAGTTGATTTCAACGGTTTCTTCCCTGGTAAATACATTTTCTATATCGCAGCGGCAGAATCCCTTCATGCCGCCCATGTCGTCCAGAGCCTTTCTGACAAAACGGTCATCGACAAGCTGTGAAACCGCTGTGTTTGTGTCGAGGTTCGTCAGAAAATCGGTGTTGCCCTCAACCTTGGTTTTTTTCATTTGTTCCAGAATAAAACGGGTGGCTGATGGGAAGGGAAAAGGCTGGAAACCGATTCTTTCTACATTCCACTGGGGGTGTATCAGTTCTTTTTCGGGGATGGCACCAAAAACCCTGTTAAGAACTGATTCATTTACCGGCAAAAATCCTTCGCCGTCCCTGCTAAGCAGGTGGGCGGTTTCCTTAGGATTTTGCAGGCACCACGCCTGGGCTTTTACAATAGCATTAACCGCCTTTTGAATTACTATTGGGCTTTTTTGGATCAGGTGATCATTGGCGACAATGACACAACAGGGATGATTTTTCCAAATATCTCCTGAATATCGCATGATTTTTGCCGAAAATTTTTCCTGGGCCAAGGCGTTGAAAGGGTCTGCCACGATAAATGCGTCTATCTTCTTTCCCAAAAGCGCCTGGGGCATATCCGGGGGCGACAGGATAAACAGGTTCACCTCGTGGGGGGCAAGTTTTGAACCCGGCGGACGGATTACAGGTTCAAGCCCCTGGACCTGAAGACCTAACTGCATGACCAGATTGTGCATGGAATACCATGAGGGCACGGCCACCTGTTTTCCCGAAAGATCCGCAAACCGGTTGATGCCGGAGTCTGCTCTGACTGTGACCGCGCTGCCGTTGGTATGATCCCAGGCCAACACCTTGATAGGTATATTCTGCTTGAATCGCATCCACACAGGGATGGGGAAAAGCATGTGGGCCAAGTCAAATTTGCCCGTTAAAAAGGATTCGGAAAGTACATTCCATGAACGTACCATAATCGGCCGTTCCACATTAAGTCCTTCATGGGAAAAATAACCCAGACTATATGCAACAAGCAAGGGGGTGGCATCTGTAATGGGCAGATAACCTATTTTTAACGGTCTTTTTTTTGCCGCTGCCAGACACGGAAAGACCATGGGGGTACAGGCGGCTACACCTGCCGTCTGTATTGCTGTTTTTAAAAAATTTCGCCGTGAAATATGGTTAAATCCCATCTGTAAGGCTCCGTTTAACTAAGTATGCGATTTTAAACCGATCGAGAATATCGGTTCTTAACGTTTTTATCACAGGGTCATGCCGGTTTCTGGGGTAGGGGACATCAATATCGAAAATATCGGAGATACCTGCAGGAGATCCTGCCAGAACCACAATTTTATTTCCAAGGCGGATGGCTTCATCAATATCATGGGTGACAAAGACCGCAGTAAAGCTTTCCGACATCCATAAGTTTACCAATTCCTCCTGGATATGGGCCTGGGTAAATGTGTCTAAAGAGGCAAAGGGCTCGTCAAGCAGCAGGGCCTGGGGGTGTCCCACCAAGGCCCTGGCCAGGCAAACCCGCTGGGCCATGCCCAGGGAGAGTTGGCCCGGTTTTTTTTTCGCCGCACCTGTCAGGCCCATGATTTCCAGAAACTGGCTTACCCGGTATTCCAGGTCCTGGGTGTCTTTTCTGATTTTACAGCCATAGGCCACGTTTTCCTTAACGCTGAGCCAGGGAATCAGCGCCGGCTGCTGGAACAGCATGGAACGTGAAGGGTGGATGCCGGTAATGGGGATGCCGTTCACCCGGATTTGACCGCAACTCGGAGTTTCAAGTCCTGCCAGCAAGTTCAGCAAGGTGGTCTTTCCACAACCCGATTCACCCAGAATAATCACAAAGTCTCCTGGATTTATGGAAAAGGAAATATCCTTGAGAATTTGATGTTTCCCCCCCCCGGGTCCTTCGTAGGATTTACAGATTTTTTCAATATCTATTTTCAAGTACTATAATTCCGATAGAGCCGTATGAATAAATTCCGGTCTGATGAAGCCATTAAGGTTTGTTCCGGCCGGCATGACCGCCATGGTTGTACGCATATAATCAAGCACGATGCTTAAAATATCCATATCCGGAGCCAGAAGTGTTGGGCAATAGGTTATCCCGGATGTTTTAAGTGCCCTTTGTGTCTGGTCGACAGAAAGGCCTAAAAAAGAGGCTGAGATGCTTTCAATGTCTTTTTCAACAGCATCCGGGGATGACATATACCGATCAAGCTGCCGGGCACTGTCAAGCAAACAGCTAACCATCAGAGCCAAATTTTTCCCTTTGGTTCTAAGCAGGTCCTGATGTACCACGAATGCGCTGCCCGGGTGATTTTCCCACAGATCCCGGGAAATGAGCATATTTCTGAAACCTTTTTTCTCAACTTCAGCGTCACCAAAGGGGGCAGGGCAAATAAAAGCTGCAATATCGCAGTCAAGATCCGAACTTGCCATTTCCGGCATCAGGGCACATGGTACCGATTCAATTCCAACGCTTTCTCCCGACCTTCCTAAACCGGCGATTTTCAATTTTCCTGCGCTTAGCAGTCTGTGCACAAGCATATGCTGAATACTAAATCTGTGCGGGATCAAAACACTTTTTCCCTTAAAATCCGTCAATTTTTGAATCTGCTCAGGTACAATGATTCTGCTGCCTGCCCTGTGGGTGAACATGAGCATGGATATGGCCGAACCTTTGTCAAACAAATACATAGCCTGGGCAATATCCATGAATGCGGCATTGATATCACCGGATGAGAACCCCTTCTCTAACTGTTCCCAGGAACGCATGCTGAAAGTTATAACATCCGTATCGGTACCTGATCCTTTACGCTGGATGTAACGGGGCAAAGCAATCCCCAATATCAGATGGTCAATACTGAAAAAATGTCCGATTCGGATAGTCAGAGCAGCCTCAAGTATTTTATATTTATTAATTTATAACTCGATCATCCAGTTTTTAGGAAATTTGTTCAACTTCAAGGCGGCAACAATTTTTAACCGGAGGAATATACAATATATTTTGAGGATTAAAAATTCTTTCCAACGCCGAAGTTGGGCAAATTAACAAAAATCTTGATCATCGAGTATAAGAACTCTAACACAGCCTGGAATGCGTTGGCAAGTTTGTAAACGCAATTTAGGGCCATGAAAATTTTAAAATTCATAAATGTACCTTTTTCATTCGATCCCAACGGTAAATATTGTCAAACAGCTCTTAAAAGAAGTAAATAAAAATATGAATTATCATTTAAAATAGATAGCAGTTGCATCAAAAAGAAGATTCCAAAACGCTACATGAGCCAAAGATATTTTATCCGTGTTTGATGTGCCGGAAAAATGCTATACTTGTCAGTACTTGTTTCATACCTCATGAAGTCGGCGCAATTGACTGGAGAGAATGACCGGATAATCACATCCAAAATTATTAAAACCGGCAACAAGACAAGCGAAACCAAAGCTCTAAATAACGGCTTGGGCCGCCTTGAACGTTCGTCAGCGTGCCCACAATAAAGTATGAAAGAATTCAGGTCGTTGATGGTTCTTTCATATAACGGCCATGGCCGACCTGGTCTTTCACCGAGGTTAGGCCACAACAAATCATGAAAGAAACTAACTGGTTAGTTTAGTTCTTTCATATAAAAAAAAATAAATAGCAAATTTAGATATGCTTCCACTCGATCATCAAGTTTTAAGGGATTTGTTGAAATTCAAGGCGGAAACAATTTTTAACCGGACGAATATACAATATATTTTGAGGATTAAAAATTTTTTCCAACGCCGAAGTTGGGCAAATTAACAAAAACTTGATCATCGAGTTCCAACAAAGGAGATTGTAGTGGGTACATCTAAAATTGATCGCATACATGAAAACACCTCAAGTGATGGAAAACAAGGCGCTGATTTTGGCATTAAATCACTGACACAAGAGCAGTCAACGGAATCCAATGCGTTAAAAATTCCTGAAATATCGCTTCCTAAAGGTGGCGGAGCGCTAAAGGGAATCGATGAGAAGTTCCAAGTTAATACGGCTAACGGCACGGCTGGTTTTTCTATTCCCCTGCCTGTAAGCCCGGGTAGGAATAATTTCACCCCATCACTAACCTTGTCCTACAGCTCAGGAGGTGGAAACAGTCCCTTTGGTTTGGGGTGGTCTGTCGATTTACCTCAGATACAGCGCAAAACAGATAAAAAATTGCCTCAGTATATAGAAGGAAAGGATGAGGATACCTTCTTGTTATCTGGTGTCGAAGACTTGGTTCCCTTTTTGAGGAGTGGGGAGCAAGACAGTTTGGCTCCCATCGAGTTTGAATTTAATGGGTATTTTGTCAAAAGGTATCGTCCTCGCGTTGAAGGCACTTTCTCTCGCATTGAAAGAATAGTTCACAAAAATCATGGTACATACTGGAAAATAACCACAAGAGAAAATGTGGTAACGATTTTTGGTAGATCACCGACTACGCGTATTGCCAACCCTGACAATCTAAGCCAAATATACCAGTGGCTGCCAGAATTTAGCTACGATGATAAAGGCAACTGGATTAAATACCACTATAAACAAGACAGCAACCTCGACAATGCTGGCGCAGTCGCTATCGACAATACAATACCGAATCATCTCCACGAAAGAAATAGAAAAACAGGTGCCGCGCCCTTTACCAATACTTACCTTAAACGCGTAACTTACGGTAATAGATTGGCATGGTACGCAGACCCTGATTCACCCTACGACCCTATTGCTCCACCCAATGCTGAATACTTTTTCGAGTTGGTTTTTGACTACGGCGAGCACGATGAATTAAGCCCCACGCCTCTCGATAATGGTGATTGGGATTATCGGCAAGACGCGTTTTCGTCGTATCGTTCGAGCTTTGAGATTAGAACTAACCGTTTATGTAAACGCGTGCTGATGTTTCACCATTTCCCCGATGAAAGGCAATTTCAGGGAACACCTGATGAAGAACACTTTGGCAATAATTACTTAGTGAGAACACTGGACTTAATTCACAAACCTTCATCAATCAATGACTCGCATCAGTCAGAAACAACTTATTTGCAATCCATTATACAAAGCGGCTATATAAGAAGACCAGATGCTCAATACACAAAAAAATCCTTACCACCTATAGAGTTTCGCTATGAAAAACTCAATTGGAACAAAAGCATAAA
This genomic window contains:
- a CDS encoding ABC transporter substrate-binding protein; this encodes MAVDPNIKIVVADDSGTMRMMFKQILGKAGFSNLVMAVNGADGVKKVEAEKPDLVISDWNMPTLDGLEFLKQLRASEEFKDLPFIMATAQADIGQQKVIQEAGGNAHCPKPFNEEEITKAIEAAFSGEIKKQRVTKRRSIIGGRVELNVAHIQITDHLALGTLKHRINQGDLEPQYFDLSTSMMGGWNPIQEGLESGEIDCAFVLAPIAMDLFAYDSPIQLVLYAHKNGSTFVRSRHYDHRFDSLQSFYKYKVVDIPHKMSVHHMLAHKFLKELGLKPGVPGKKAINVRFEVVPPIKMPGIMKENEDVGGFMVAEPVATKAIKGGIGNLEFYSATRWEDHPCCIVAMQKDFIQKHPEAVQEFVSLLVDTGEYIENDKTRAADIGVKFLDPEGKMGLNPQVLQNVFSQPMAIRWDGLYPKAADLDKIQRYMHDIMEIGKIIDLEKFIEPSFANVAFNR
- a CDS encoding ABC transporter substrate-binding protein, translated to MGFNHISRRNFLKTAIQTAGVAACTPMVFPCLAAAKKRPLKIGYLPITDATPLLVAYSLGYFSHEGLNVERPIMVRSWNVLSESFLTGKFDLAHMLFPIPVWMRFKQNIPIKVLAWDHTNGSAVTVRADSGINRFADLSGKQVAVPSWYSMHNLVMQLGLQVQGLEPVIRPPGSKLAPHEVNLFILSPPDMPQALLGKKIDAFIVADPFNALAQEKFSAKIMRYSGDIWKNHPCCVIVANDHLIQKSPIVIQKAVNAIVKAQAWCLQNPKETAHLLSRDGEGFLPVNESVLNRVFGAIPEKELIHPQWNVERIGFQPFPFPSATRFILEQMKKTKVEGNTDFLTNLDTNTAVSQLVDDRFVRKALDDMGGMKGFCRCDIENVFTREETVEIN
- a CDS encoding ABC transporter substrate-binding protein, yielding MPRYIQRKGSGTDTDVITFSMRSWEQLEKGFSSGDINAAFMDIAQAMYLFDKGSAISMLMFTHRAGSRIIVPEQIQKLTDFKGKSVLIPHRFSIQHMLVHRLLSAGKLKIAGLGRSGESVGIESVPCALMPEMASSDLDCDIAAFICPAPFGDAEVEKKGFRNMLISRDLWENHPGSAFVVHQDLLRTKGKNLALMVSCLLDSARQLDRYMSSPDAVEKDIESISASFLGLSVDQTQRALKTSGITYCPTLLAPDMDILSIVLDYMRTTMAVMPAGTNLNGFIRPEFIHTALSEL
- a CDS encoding cytoplasmic protein, which produces MGKTVLFAFRGDPLCFVHVLLNALDLKQRGQEGLIVLEGESVKLVGPMSESGHFLNALYQKAKGADLIYGACKACATKLDALGPIEKEGIPLVGDMANHPSMGAFIEKGYKIITF
- a CDS encoding ABC transporter ATP-binding protein; the protein is MKIDIEKICKSYEGPGGGKHQILKDISFSINPGDFVIILGESGCGKTTLLNLLAGLETPSCGQIRVNGIPITGIHPSRSMLFQQPALIPWLSVKENVAYGCKIRKDTQDLEYRVSQFLEIMGLTGAAKKKPGQLSLGMAQRVCLARALVGHPQALLLDEPFASLDTFTQAHIQEELVNLWMSESFTAVFVTHDIDEAIRLGNKIVVLAGSPAGISDIFDIDVPYPRNRHDPVIKTLRTDILDRFKIAYLVKRSLTDGI
- a CDS encoding YchJ family protein, which translates into the protein MEECPCGSNLAYAECCEPIITGTQPARTAQELMRARYTAYTMADTEFIFNTTHPDHREGYDHDGTKAWAQNSEWLDLEIVATEAGCSEDQDGTVEFIATFRTNGVVQKHHEVGRFSKQEDAWLFTTGDMVKPKPAVSTKVGRNEPCPCGSGRKYKKCCGK
- a CDS encoding amidohydrolase — encoded protein: MKTQKKFVMAFMLILVSVTSGVNAASGQKPTPEKIYSAVDQVAPIIKDTALTLWKHSELPLVEFKSSAHLMKVLEDNGFNIKSKGTAGVPTAFVAEYGSGKPVIGIMTEYDALPGLGSEPVANKTSRKDGVTSGHGCGHNLIGAGGLGAALAIRNLIEENNTSGVIRVFGAAAEESEGAKVYMAREGLFNDVDAMLHWHPMNVAGLWYARTAAVGMLYVEFNGKTAHAGLEPWKGRSALDAVELFTHGVNMMREHVEPTARLQYIIPKGGVAPNVVPDFATVKMFYRDIDRAHVEKSMIWLKQIAKGAALATQTQTLAVEYFGMHDLLPNTTMATRMQQHLDAVGIPSYTNEEIAFAKEIQKSAGVEATGMTKNIVPLPEKVPTMGGSTDVGEASWITPTMGTFMPTMPENIGVHTWMATSCHGMSIGYKGAINAAKILTATGWDLLTDAKFLAEVKAEFKERTKDFTYKSPIPDIIKEPVLLPEDMKKHESVIELKEYFKNHANEEGF
- a CDS encoding ABC transporter permease, which produces MKSTEKNSRNSAVQFEFSSFFTRVWSGWKYEIAGLILFTFAWVAVTQFVFTRPELYHFNGFLPGPTLAALANAFQNPKFWMSVFASLRRIVVGIAISASIGLPLGILIGFFTRLRKLTYSPIQFVRMISPLSWMPIALLLFTTFESAVHFLIVMATICPIILNTAIGVMNINPQWLKMALNQGANNVQLIQTIVLPYSIPNMITSIRLALGIAWIVLVPAEFLGVSSGLGYLINDARDTMEYDKLMAVIIAIGILGFILDRVFQKLQHRFSWSWAGDV
- a CDS encoding YSC84-related protein produces the protein MKSIKQIILIITLITMTTFFCGVWTAGAGTGAEIDRDVDVFIEKLFAGSPAAAKLSKVAKGMLVFPNVVKAGIIVGGQYGKGALRIGGKTAGYYNTVAASYGLQAGVQSFGYAMFFMTDETLKYLKNSAGWEVGVGPSVVVVDEGLSRSLTTTTTQDDIYVFFFDQKGLMAGLGLQGSKITKIHPDK